DNA from Vitis vinifera cultivar Pinot Noir 40024 chromosome 19, ASM3070453v1:
ATCTACCTGTGGGAAGCAAAGAAAAAGTGAACCATTGGCTAGCTAGAAGCTAGCCAAAAACTTGTAAAtagctttcatttttttttttctttattatttttgtttttattgctTTGGCCAATTTAGTGTGTAGGAGCACCATCATTGTGAAGCCTATAATATTATGTTCTCAGTCCACTCAATACATTTGGGTAACCTTTATCATCTCATAAGAACTCAAGTATAAATTTCTCTATACTCTATTGGTTTTATCATACTTCAGAGTAGGTGTAAATTGTTAGCACCAGGAAAGTGTAGGACATATAGGAATTGCGCACTTTTGAGGTTTGCTAACCCAACTTGTATGATGACTTAAATTACGTATCTGTAGAGCATAACTCAAATTGTACACTTTGAAAGCATGACTGAAATTCCACACCCTAAGAGATTAATTTAAACGGTGCATCCAAAGGAGCGCAACCAAAAATTGCACACCTTTAAGTGCGCAATCATTTCCCAAGGGATGCCTACTTATTCTCTTTTGTATTATTGTCCAAGCACGCCATCCATAATAAAAATCTTTATTCTCTTATGTAAactttttggaagaaaaatgcCTTCCCAAATAAAACCATAATTGCTTAGAGACTTTTGTCCACCCCACCATCATATCAATTGAGGTAACCGAGAAGTCTTCTaagttttatataaaagaagtaATTTTCACTAAAGTAGTCACTGcaataaatactaaaataatcCAACGAAGCATTCAGTGGAATGAGCATATTATAAAATTGTACATGGGAACCCGACAGTAATTCATATCAAGAAAGTAGATAGGGGATAGTAAATATAGCTCACCATGAAACCCCACCATTAGAGCTCTGTACAGAAGTTCGAATCCAGGCTTGTCTGCGAAAGGACTTGGATCTACATCATCTCTGGTGACGCTTAATAAATATGAAGTCAGCTCTTTATGACCATACCTAACAGCGCTGTGAAGAGGCGCAAAATTGTGGCGTTGGCAGATATTGGGCAAGCTTGGGTTTCTGTTCACTAACAACTTGACTGCTTTTATATTGCCAGCCCTTGCAGCGTTGAAAAGGGTAGTGGCGCCATCAGAATCCCGCAGAGCCAGTGCCTCACTTGGCATAAACTCAACGAACTTCTCCACGAAATCCATTCTGGCCTCTCCTAACTCAACTGCTATGTGAAGCATTGGGGAATCATCTGTTCCAATCGGGGCGGAGAATGATTTGGGATCATCCGCCAATAATTTTGAAGCACTTTCCCAGTCACCATTGAGCACAGCTTTGTACAGTTCCAAGTAATAGAATTCTGCAGTCACAAAACCAAAAGATGTATACCTCGCAGAGAAGATACTCTCATCCAAAGAGAAACAACAGCAGCCCCTTTTTCCCAGAGTCTTCAAAAGATACAGGAAATGGGCCAGGAACCATTGAAGCATAAGAGGTGCAATGATAGAGTCTTCCAAGTCAACTTTATTTAGTTGAGTATTGGGTCAGGAGTAGATATAGCGTTGAAACGTTATGACTGGTGGATGATAGtcattcaaaataaacaaagaaaattaggGGGTAACTTTGAGCCGTTTGTTTTCGCATGATTTCTTCTGACTCTGTTGCTGGGCATAGACCTCGACTGCCATACAAGCACAGTCACCAGCGGCTGCCGTGGGAATTAATCCTATGCACCACACATTGCTATGATAGTTTACAATAACTAATTATATAAAAtctgttaaaatattttatataattaactttttggaattttttttttatcaagtagtaaaataaagaaaatttaggaaaaaaatatttttgaaaaatgataagtttaaaaaaacgataaagtttttgtaaaatatagaaaaggaTACAAGGCTATTAAATCATAATTATATGATAACCTTTTAgtatttcaatctttgaattttttttggagaTTATTTCCATAAATTCCACATTCCAAAAACAATGATAATCTTTACACAATATTattgtcataaaaaataaaattttttaaaaaaattagagattACAAAGAATataaggatacgaagaatgtgagaattgtcatatttttcgtaccctcctcacattcttcatggCCCAAcccatttgaatttttttatttttttatttttttcaaacattattTACTTCACTTGCAAGTGTAATTAGTGTTTTTACACAATATTATTGTCAAATGaagtaaacaaaaaaatccTTATTCTCTTATGTAAactttttggaagaaaaatgcCTTCCCAAATAAAACCATAATTGCTTAGAGACTTTTGTCCACCCCACCATCATATCAATTGAGGTAACCGAGAAGTCTTCTaagttttatataaaagaagtaATTTTCACTTCCTTTTGCATGCACTCAAACAAGAACACACACAATAACGCAACATGAAAACTCCAAAGAATCTTAAAACCAAAACACTGAGCCTAAATAAGATAAGGAAGTGAGATAAAAATGAACAATCAAGCCAATTTGTTGAAGTCAATAGGCACAATACTAAAATAATCCAACAAGCATTCAGTGGAATGAGCATTTGGACAGAAAGGGAAcacattaaatttaaaagcacTTGAAGCTAGCAATGGGTGATATTGATATTTTTGGTCAATCTCACCCTCAGTGCAGAATTCCAAATTGTTTCCAACTTTTCtgtaatatttttcttacatttttatattatccaaagacagaaaattaattattcctttcaagttttttttttcttttttatttataggacATAGCTAAACAGGATTagcataaaagaaa
Protein-coding regions in this window:
- the LOC104877648 gene encoding uncharacterized protein LOC104877648, with the translated sequence MASSSSLRLINDNSANSPTNSNMDIAEHDEEFTVMASSSLPLSVIDDSPNNPNCSSINMAQDTDEYGPVSSTSSLKRTTTIDTAHHTNEYVSVVSSSSLRRTSSSEFYYLELYKAVLNGDWESASKLLADDPKSFSAPIGTDDSPMLHIAVELGEARMDFVEKFVEFMPSEALALRDSDGATTLFNAARAGNIKAVKLLVNRNPSLPNICQRHNFAPLHSAVRYGHKELTSYLLSVTRDDVDPSPFADKPGFELLYRALMVGFHGELYLLSPIYFLDMNYCRVPMYNFIICSFH